In Rutidosis leptorrhynchoides isolate AG116_Rl617_1_P2 chromosome 2, CSIRO_AGI_Rlap_v1, whole genome shotgun sequence, one genomic interval encodes:
- the LOC139891198 gene encoding serine/threonine-protein phosphatase PP-X isozyme 2-like — MSDLDRQIEQLKKCEPLLESEVKALCLKAMEILVEESNVQRVDAPVTICGDIHGQFYDMQELFKVGGDCPKTNYLFLGDFVDRGFYSVETFLLLLALKVRYPDRITLIRGNHESRQITQVYGFYDECLRKYGSVNVWRYCTDIFDYLSLSAIIENKIFAVHGGLSPNINTLDQIRTIDRKQEVPHEGAMCDLLWSDPEDIVDGWGLSPRGAGFLFGGSVVTSFNHTNNIDYICRAHQLVMEGYKWMFDDQIVTVWSAPNYCYRCGNVAAILELDENLNKKFRVFEAAPQDLRAAPAKKPAPDYFL, encoded by the exons ATGTCAGACCTAGACCGGCAAATTGAGCAGCTAAAGAAATGTGAACCGCTTCTAGAATCTGAAGTTAAGGCTCTTTGCTTGAAAGCAATGGAGATACTTGTTGAAGAAAGCAATGTTCAAAGAGTCGATGCTCCTGTTACT ATATGTGGCGATATCCATGGGCAGTTTTATGATATGCAAGAGCTTTTTAAAGTAGGTGGTGATTGCCCAAAAACCAACTACTTGTTTCTTGGGGACTTTGTAGACAGAGGGTTTTACTCTGTAGAAACGTTTTTGCTTTTGCTTGCCTTAAAG GTGAGGTATCCAGATCGGATAACACTAATTAGAGGCAACCATGAGAGCCGACAGATCACACAG GTCTATGGATTCTATGATGAGTGTTTAAGGAAGTATGGTTCTGTCAATGTTTGGAGATACTGCACTGATATATTTGACTACCTAAG TTTGTCTGCTATCATTGAGAACAAAATATTTGCAGTTCATGGTGGCCTATCTCCTAATATCAACACATTAGACCAG ATTCGGACAATTGACCGAAAACAAGAAGTACCTCATGAAGGTGCCATGTGTGATCTGTTATGGTCAGACCCAGAGGATATTGTAGATGGGTGGGGTCTGAGTCCACGTGGCGCTGGTTTCTTGTTTGGTGGGAGTGTTGTTACTTCTTTTAACCATACTAACAACATTGATTACATATGTCGGGCTCATCAGTTAGTAATGGAAGGTTATAAATGGATGTTTGATGATCAGATAGTTACTGTCTGGTCAGCTCCAAATTACTGCTATCG GTGTGGCAATGTAGCTGCTATTCTTGAGTTGGATGAGAACCTTAATAAGAAGTTTCGTGTATTTGAAGCAGCCCCACAG GATTTAAGAGCGGCACCTGCTAAAAAGCCAGCACCGGATTACTTCTTATGA